Genomic window (Granulicella arctica):
AACAATGCAGGCATTGCAAGGCCGGAGAATCTGCTGGATGCGTCGTCGGATTTCGATGCCGTGGAGCAGATGGTCGCAACGAACCTGATCGCTCCTCTGCGATTGACAGCGGCGCTGCTGCCGCAGCTTGAAGCGCAGGATGCCGCCGTCGTGATGACCGTAACCTCGGGCCTCGCGTTCGCTCCTCTGGCGATGATGCCAACCTACTGTGCGACCAAGGCGGCCATCCATTCGTGGACGGAGTCGCTGCGGTTCCAACTGCGGCAGACGAAGGTCGAAGTGCTGGAGTTGATTCCGCCGTACGTGCAGACGGAGTTGGGGGGTGACCGCCAGCTTACCGATCCGCGCGCCATGCCACTCGATGAATTCATTAGCGAGGTGATGGAGATCCTGAAGACACAGCCCGAGGCGAAGGAGATCAACGTGGAGCGTGTGCAGGCAATGCGCTATGCGGCTGAAGGCGGTCAGAAGAAGTATCAGGAGTTTGTGAACGGCTTCAACGAACAGATGATGGCGGCTTCGCACTAGAAGGTTGACCGTAGTGTCTGTCGGGCTGAGGAGACACTGCGGTCGTCACCGACGCGGCGCGTAGTAGCCGGAGCGGACGGTGATGCTGTCGACACGCTCCGGGCCGGTCAGGTCAATGCGGTGATAGCTGCCGTCGCGCTTCAGGTCTGCAGGCTTGTAGATGATGCGGTACTGGTCGCGCAGATCTGCCTCCATGGTGCGAGATCGTCGTCTGTGCCTGTTGCAGAGCCGGTGTCGTGGAAGATGCGGCCGCCAGTCTCCTCAGCGAGCTTTGTCAGCGTTGCCGGTCCAGTTGAGCCGAAGGCAGATGGCCCATCGGCACGGAAGATATAGATGGCCGTGTTGGTGTGCTGGCATTCGGCTGCGGCGTCTTCCAGCGAGACGCTGCTTGTGTTGTCCTCGCCATCCGTGAAGAGCAGAATGAAGTTGCTGCTGGCGGCGTGATCGACATGGCCAAACTGGTTCAGGCATGCTCGGTAGATAGAGTCGAAGATCGCTGTTCCGCCAGCGTGAGTTCCACCACTTGCGGCGATCTTACGAAGACCAGTGATCAAGGCAGGCGGGTTGTTCGTCCATGGCTGTACGACCTGCGAGACGTGCCCGAAGTCCATCACGAATGCCTGGTCCGTTTGCTGACGCAATAAGCGCTGAGCATAGGCGTTGGCGATAGCGCGGTTCCCAGCGAGGAACGGGCCCATCGACTCGCTCGTGTCCATGAGGATGCCCGCACGGACGGGGCGATCCTGCAGAGCCTCGAAGGCGAGAACCTTGCGAGGTGACCTGCCGTTATCGAGAAAGCTTAGCTCAGTGAGCTTGAGGTCGCGGATCGGAAGACCGTGGCTGTCAGCTGCATGGAAGGTTACAACCACCTCGTCGACGACGACGTTAAGTCTGTACGAGGTTGGGCCTTGTGTTGTGGCAGAATCCGTCTGTGAAGCCACGTGATGCGCCTGCGCCACGAGCAATGGGAGCAGCAGGCTACAGAGGCTGGTCTTACGTAGAAACCGCATGTGTGAGAAGTATAGTTACCTGCTGACGCCACTTAGAAGCTCCGTGACGTGCCCTGTGCTTGCGTGTGCCCAGCGGGTGTTGGAGATCCAGCCAAGCAGCAGGACCGTGGCTCCGCAGCCCGTCATGACCCACCAGATGGGGTGCGTTGCATGCGTGAAGTCCGATCCCGCAGCGTGGCTTGCGCTGACGACTGTTCCGGCAATGGCTACGCCAAAGGCCGCGCCGACCTGTCTGCCTGTGGAGGCGATTGCTGCGGCTACACCTGCCTGCGCCAGCGGCATGCCTGCGACGGCGTTGTTGGTGATAGCAGGGTTGACCATGCCGAGTCCCACTCCGAACAACGCATAGGCCACGAGTAGCAGGGCTATCGGAGTAGCGGTCGTCAGGCCAGTGAGCATCAAGGTGCTGAGCAGGAAGCCTGCGCCCGCGATCAGCAGCGAGGGTCGCGTTCCGTAGCTACCGACCAATCGACCGGAGAGCGGCGCAGTGAGCATCATCATGACCGCAAGGGGTAGCGTGCACAGGCCGGTGTGCAGGGCGGATAATCCGCGTGCCTGTTGCAGATAAAGGGCATTAAGGAAGAGGAAGCCTGCGAAGGATGAGAAGGAGCATAGGGCTAGAAGCGTGGCGCTGCTGAAGGGCACGCTACGAAAGAAACGGAGGTCTACGAGTGGGTCCGTGCGGCGCGGTTCGTACAGGAGGAAGATGGCGAGCGCGATGGCTGCCGTAGCGATGAGGCCGAGGATCAGCGGAGAGGTCCAGCCTGCATGCGGTCCCTCGATCACCGCATAGGTCATGGTGGTCAGGCCGAGGAAGACCATGGCCTGCCCTACGGGATCGAAGGCTCGTGCTCGCGGTGCCTTTGACTCCGGAATGAATTTAGCCGCGAGGCCAAGCGCTGCGAGACCGACTGGGAGGTTGATCCAGAAGATCGAACGCCAGCCGACAGCCTGCGTCAGCGCGCCACCGAGCAGCGGACCGAGCGCCAGCGATGCGCCGCCAACCGCCCCCCAGACTCCTACGGCTCTACCGCGTTCCTTCGGCGACTTGAAGACATTAGCGATGATCGACAGCGCCACGGGATTGAGCATGGACGCGCCGAGACCCTGGAGAGCGCGGAAGGCGACAAGCTGACCGATGCCATGCGCCAGGCTGCAGAGTAGCGATCCGGAGATGAACAACACAAGGCCGATCTGGAAGACGCGCCGCCGTCCGAAACGATCGGACATGGACCCCGAGAGCATCAGCAGGCTGGCGACGACAAGCGTGTAGGCGTCGACAATCCATTGAAGCCCCGAAAGGCTCGCGTGAAGATCACGCTGAATCGCGGGTAGCGCAACATTGACGATCGTGACGTCCATACCAACTAGCAAGAGACTAAGGCAGCAGATGCCGAGTACGAGGTTCGGTCGAACAGAGACTTGTTCCATGACTCATTCTAGCTTAAAAGATGAGGGTATCCTCAACTTTACCTTTGGTCCTAGAATATGAGGGTGTCCTCAACTCCTGAATTGTCGCGCCGTACGCCCCAGCAAACGAGAGCTACGTTGCGACGTGCGAAGTTTCTGGAGGTCGCTGCCCGCCTGATTGGGGAACACGGATATGAGCCGGTGACGATGACGGCGATTGCCGAGCAATCCGAGGCGTCAATCGGAACGCTGTACGATTACTTTCCCGATAAACCGGCTCTTGCCCGGGCGCTTCTGGCTCAATATACGGACGAGTCTGACGCGCATTGGAAGGTACTCCTATCCAATCCATCGTCGCGTCTGACGAAGACCGGACTTGCCGATATCTTTGTTGAAGGAGCGCTCGACTTTGTACGGCAACGGCCTGCGTATCTGCCTCTTCTCAGGGCTCCGATCGCCTTTGTACGCACGCCAGCGACGCGGCTGCCACTACGAAGGACGATCGCTGACGCCCTCCAGATGATGCACAAAACGATGTCGGCGGATCGTGCTTTTGTCAGTGCTCAAGTGATTGTCGAACTGATCAAGGCGCTGCTATCGATCTACAAGCAGACGACTCCCAAGGATCGCGAGTTAGTCGCTGAGGAGTACAGAAAACTTCTCCGACTTTACCTGCTGGCGATGCCGGGCAAGAGCAGGGTCAAGTAGCTGACTCACTGCCGCAACTCAACCTCGGTAGCACCCTGACCGCCCTGGTTGTGCGCTGGCTCGGTGACCGTTGTGACATGCGGATGCTTGCGCAGGAACTCGCGGAGGGTGCGCCGGAGGACGCCCATGCCGGTGCCGTGAACGATACGGATGCGCGGCAGGCCGGCGAGGAAGGCGCGATCGAGGAAGCGCTCGACCTCATCCTGGGCCTCCTCTGCATTGCGGCCGATGACGTTGATCTCGGAGGCCATGTAGTCGGAGTCGCCGCTGGTGCTGGTCTGGATCGTGATGCCTCCACGCTTCCGCGCCGCCTCGAGCGGCGTGATCACCTTCACTGACTCCACCTCGGCTACGTCGGCGCGATCAATACGCATCTTCATCGGTCCGATCGACACCTCGTAGGTCTTCTCGTCGATCAGTCTATCGACCCGAGCCTGGCGTCCTAGTGACTTCAGCTTCACGAGATCGCCGACCTTGATGCCGCGCGGGATGTGCGGCTGTGCGGCGGGATCTTTCTTATCCGCGCCGGTGTTGTGGGCGACGACGGTGGAGTTGAATTGCTCGGAGAACTCGCGTCTGAGCCGGGTCATGCGCAGGGCAGAGTCGCGGGCGATCTTCTGCGAGACGGTCTTGTCGTCGATCGCCTTGACGGTCTCTTTGAGCTGGTACTCGAAGTCGCTGATGAGGGAGTTGAGCTTCACCTCCAACTCGCGCGTCCGGGCTTTCTGTTCGATGCGGCCTTCGACCTCAAGCTTGGCTCGCTCTCGCGACAGCTCGCGTTCTCTTTGCTGCAAGGTCTCGCGCGCAGTCGCTGCTGCCGAAAGCTGGGCGTGGAGTTGATCGAGAAACGCCCCAATGTCTGCTGTCTGAGTCGTCATGTTGGCGCGGGCGTTCTCGATGATGGTTGGGTCCATGCCGAGGCGCGCTGCGATGTTCAGGCCTGCGGACGCTCCGGGAACGCCGAGCCGCAGCTCGTAGGTGGGCGAGAGCGTGTACTGGTCGAAGCCGACGGCGGCGTTCAACACACCAGCATGGTTGGCGGCGTAGACCTTGAGCGAGGTGAGATGGGTCGTGATGGCGCACCAGGCGTTGAGCGCGAGGAAGTGACTTGCAACGGCTACGGCCAGCGCCGCGCCTTCCTCGGGGTCGGTGGCCGAACCGAGCTCGTCCAGCAGCACCAGCGATGCGGCGTCGGCGACGCGGGAGATGCGGTCGACGTTGACGACGTGCGCGGAGAAGCTGGAGAGATTGCGCTCGATCGACTGGGCGTCGCCAATATCCGCATAGATCGCGCTGAAGAGCGGCAGCTTCGCCTCCTCTGCCGGCACAGGGACGCCCGCCTGCGCCATCAGGGCGAGCAGACCGAGTGTCTTGAGCGAAACAGTTTTGCCGCCGGTGTTTGGCCCGCTGATGATGAGCTGCTTGGCGTCAGGCGGAAGCAGGATCGTGAGTGGCACAGGCGTGGGCGCTGGACCCTCCGCCTCGGCTTCGCGGTGTCCCGCCTTCATGCGCAGTTCGAGGAGGGGATGCCGCGCTGCCGTCAGGGCGATCTCTGCACCGAAGATGGGGCGGTTACAGTTCAGCTCCATGGCGAAGCGAGCGCGGGCGGTGTGGGCCTCCACCTCGGCGAGAATGGCAGACCCGAGATGGATCGCGGTCGCATTTTGCCCGAGCGCCCCTGTCATGACGACGAGGATGCGGTGAATCTCGGCCTGCTCTTCGTCGAGCAGACGTACCAGTTCATTATTCTGCTCGATGGTCTCCAGTGGCTCGACGTAGACCGTCTGGCCGGAGGAGCTTGAGCCGTGAATGACACCCGGCACCTTGCGCTTGAACTCTGCTTTCACCGGGATCACGAAACGCTCGCCGCGAATGGTGATCAGGTCTTCGGTGCTGGATTGCGTCGAGCCTTCTTCGCGAAACTGCCGGGCTGCACGGCGCAGGCTCTCCTCGATGGCGCGATGCTGCCGCTCCATCGCTTTGCGGATGCCGCGGAGCGCCGGGCTGGCGTCGTCCGAGAGGGATCCATCCGGCTCGATCTTGCCGCGAAGCAGCCGCAGGAGGGGAGCCAGGTCGTACTCCAGCAGCGGAGCAGAGAGGGCGCTGATGGACGGCCAGTTGTAGCGGGGGGCGTCGTGCGCTCCATCGATCAGGGTGTGCCACGCGGCGACACGCTCGACGACCGCGAGCAGACTGGCGATCTCAAGCCCTTCGAGTGCGGAGCCTTCAATCCGTGCCTTGTCGAGCAGCGTCGTTGGATCGAAGAGGCCGTGGAAGGTGAAGCTGCCGCCAGCCACCAGCATGGTGCGGATCTCCTGCGTGCGCTGGTGCTGCTGGTCGATCCAGCCGCGATCGCCGGAGGGTTCAAGCGCAGTTACCCAGGCGCGACCGAGCGGCGAGACGGTTTTACCGGCGAGATACTCACGCAGCCGCGACCACTCCAGGGCTACGGCGCTGGTCTCGGCAAGGGGAGACGGAATGACGGGGAGAAGACTCAGGACAGGCACAACTCCTATTTTAGTTGGGATGACTGTGAACCATTCTGCTGGCGCGCGCGTAGCTACAGTCAGAGCTTGAGGTGCAGTATGGTTTGCCAGGTCTGCGGTAGGGTCGTTGGGCATGAGCAGAGGTTCTGCTCGGCATGTGGAACGCGGATTGCGCTGGAGCCGCCGCCAATGGGGACCGCCGGTTATCCACCAGCCTATGCTCTTGCCGAACCGGCACGAGCGAACCGTGTCCAGCGACATCTGCAAACCCTGGGCGTCCTCTGGTGCGTTTATGGAGCATTCCGTCTTGTGCGCGGTCTCATTGGAATCGTGATTTTGCGGGCCATGACGCTCCATGGCTTTGGGGACGGTAGCTGGCCGTTCGGCGGCAGCTTTGGGACGATGGCTCCATCATGGCTCCACATCCTGCTGCCAATCATTGCCGTTGTTACAGTGGCTGGAACCATTCTCTCCTTCGTGACGGGCTATGGATTGTTGACCCGAAAGCGGTGGGGTAGAACCCTCGCTATGATCACTGCGATCCTGTCGCTGATCAAGTTTCCGGTCGGAACCGCAATGGGGATTTACACCCTGTGGGTACTAGCCCCGGCGGGGTCCGCACCTGACTACGAGGCCATCTCAGAGCCGTAGCGTAGCCCAACTCCACCCGTTACGGCTGCATCCTACGGTTTAGTCAACGCGCAATCGCGGCTCGGCCTGACGTTCAAGGTCGCTGGTCGCAGCAAGTCTGCGCGCTGTCCGGAGCTTGCTCACGGTTGCGAACGTCCCGACCTGATTTCTGCCCGCTACAGCGATGAACCTCACGCAGTTCGTTCGCGCCCATCGCCAACCCTCTCCGCATAACGCTGACGGTACGTCTCGCAGCAAAGGATATTCGCATGAAAGCTCTTGTTTACCACGGCCCCAAAAAGGTCTCCATTGACAACGTTCCTGACGCCAAGATTGAAAAGCTTACTGACGTTGTCATCAAGCTGACGACCACTAACATCTGTGGCTCCGATCTCCATATGTACGAAGGCCGCACCAACGTCGAGAAGGGCAAGATCCTCGGCCACGAGAATATGGGCGAGGTCGTCGAGGTTGGCAAGGCTGTCGACCGTATCAAAAAAGGGGACAAAGTATCGCTTCCGTTTAACATCGGTTGCGGCTTCTGCGCGAACTGCGAGAAAGGTCTGACGGGTTTCTGCCTTACCTGCTCGGATAAGTCCGTGATGCCCGGCATGGCTGGGGCAGCCTATGGCTTTGCGGGGATGGGACCCTACCAGGGCGGTCAGGCACAGTATCTCCGCGTCCCCTACGCAGACTTCAACTGCCTGGTGCTCCCTGAAGATGCGAATGAAAAAGAGAACGACTACACCATGCTTTCGGACATCTTTCCGACCGGCTGGCACTCCACGCGCCTTGCGAATCTCAAGCCGGGACAGTCGATCATCATCTATGGCGCGGGTCCTGTCGGTCTGATGGCTGCGATGTCCGCTCGTATTCAGGGCGCGAGCCAGATCTTCGTCGTCGACGGCAAGGCCGACCGTCTCGCCCTTGCGAAGAAGATTGGTGCCACGCCAATCGACGCGATGAACGGTGATATTGGCGACCAGATCCGTGAACTCACCAACGGTCTTGGTGCAGACTGTGGCTCAGAGTGTATCGGCTACCAATGCCACAACGCCAAGGGTAAGGAGGTGCCGAACCTCGTCATGAACTCGCTTGTCGACGCCGTCAAGGCAACGGGGAGCATCGGCGTGATTGGCGTCTTCATTCCGCAGGACCCTGGGGCATCGGACGACCTGGCGAAGAAGGGCCAGTTAGCGTTCGACTTCGGCAAGTTCTGGTTCAAGGGTCAGAAGATCGGCACAGGCCAGG
Coding sequences:
- a CDS encoding endonuclease MutS2; its protein translation is MPNDPTADLANHTAPQALTVATRAPAEWFTVIPTKIGVVPVLSLLPVIPSPLAETSAVALEWSRLREYLAGKTVSPLGRAWVTALEPSGDRGWIDQQHQRTQEIRTMLVAGGSFTFHGLFDPTTLLDKARIEGSALEGLEIASLLAVVERVAAWHTLIDGAHDAPRYNWPSISALSAPLLEYDLAPLLRLLRGKIEPDGSLSDDASPALRGIRKAMERQHRAIEESLRRAARQFREEGSTQSSTEDLITIRGERFVIPVKAEFKRKVPGVIHGSSSSGQTVYVEPLETIEQNNELVRLLDEEQAEIHRILVVMTGALGQNATAIHLGSAILAEVEAHTARARFAMELNCNRPIFGAEIALTAARHPLLELRMKAGHREAEAEGPAPTPVPLTILLPPDAKQLIISGPNTGGKTVSLKTLGLLALMAQAGVPVPAEEAKLPLFSAIYADIGDAQSIERNLSSFSAHVVNVDRISRVADAASLVLLDELGSATDPEEGAALAVAVASHFLALNAWCAITTHLTSLKVYAANHAGVLNAAVGFDQYTLSPTYELRLGVPGASAGLNIAARLGMDPTIIENARANMTTQTADIGAFLDQLHAQLSAAATARETLQQRERELSRERAKLEVEGRIEQKARTRELEVKLNSLISDFEYQLKETVKAIDDKTVSQKIARDSALRMTRLRREFSEQFNSTVVAHNTGADKKDPAAQPHIPRGIKVGDLVKLKSLGRQARVDRLIDEKTYEVSIGPMKMRIDRADVAEVESVKVITPLEAARKRGGITIQTSTSGDSDYMASEINVIGRNAEEAQDEVERFLDRAFLAGLPRIRIVHGTGMGVLRRTLREFLRKHPHVTTVTEPAHNQGGQGATEVELRQ
- a CDS encoding glutathione-independent formaldehyde dehydrogenase, translated to MKALVYHGPKKVSIDNVPDAKIEKLTDVVIKLTTTNICGSDLHMYEGRTNVEKGKILGHENMGEVVEVGKAVDRIKKGDKVSLPFNIGCGFCANCEKGLTGFCLTCSDKSVMPGMAGAAYGFAGMGPYQGGQAQYLRVPYADFNCLVLPEDANEKENDYTMLSDIFPTGWHSTRLANLKPGQSIIIYGAGPVGLMAAMSARIQGASQIFVVDGKADRLALAKKIGATPIDAMNGDIGDQIRELTNGLGADCGSECIGYQCHNAKGKEVPNLVMNSLVDAVKATGSIGVIGVFIPQDPGASDDLAKKGQLAFDFGKFWFKGQKIGTGQANVKAYNRELANLIHFGKANPSIIISHELPLAEAPDAYKHFDNRDEGWTKVILKPNA
- a CDS encoding SDR family oxidoreductase, with the protein product MKTTGNTILITGGGSGIGRGLAEAFHKLDNTVIIAGRRENVLRETAQANPGMEYITLDTADSKSIAKATADLKERFPKLNVLINNAGIARPENLLDASSDFDAVEQMVATNLIAPLRLTAALLPQLEAQDAAVVMTVTSGLAFAPLAMMPTYCATKAAIHSWTESLRFQLRQTKVEVLELIPPYVQTELGGDRQLTDPRAMPLDEFISEVMEILKTQPEAKEINVERVQAMRYAAEGGQKKYQEFVNGFNEQMMAASH
- a CDS encoding TetR/AcrR family transcriptional regulator, encoding MRRAKFLEVAARLIGEHGYEPVTMTAIAEQSEASIGTLYDYFPDKPALARALLAQYTDESDAHWKVLLSNPSSRLTKTGLADIFVEGALDFVRQRPAYLPLLRAPIAFVRTPATRLPLRRTIADALQMMHKTMSADRAFVSAQVIVELIKALLSIYKQTTPKDRELVAEEYRKLLRLYLLAMPGKSRVK
- a CDS encoding VWA domain-containing protein; its protein translation is MRFLRKTSLCSLLLPLLVAQAHHVASQTDSATTQGPTSYRLNVVVDEVVVTFHAADSHGLPIRDLKLTELSFLDNGRSPRKVLAFEALQDRPVRAGILMDTSESMGPFLAGNRAIANAYAQRLLRQQTDQAFVMDFGHVSQVVQPWTNNPPALITGLRKIAASGGTHAGGTAIFDSIYRACLNQFGHVDHAASSNFILLFTDGEDNTSSVSLEDAAAECQHTNTAIYIFRADGPSAFGSTGPATLTKLAEETGGRIFHDTGSATGTDDDLAPWRQICATSTASSTSLQT
- a CDS encoding MFS transporter, translated to MEQVSVRPNLVLGICCLSLLLVGMDVTIVNVALPAIQRDLHASLSGLQWIVDAYTLVVASLLMLSGSMSDRFGRRRVFQIGLVLFISGSLLCSLAHGIGQLVAFRALQGLGASMLNPVALSIIANVFKSPKERGRAVGVWGAVGGASLALGPLLGGALTQAVGWRSIFWINLPVGLAALGLAAKFIPESKAPRARAFDPVGQAMVFLGLTTMTYAVIEGPHAGWTSPLILGLIATAAIALAIFLLYEPRRTDPLVDLRFFRSVPFSSATLLALCSFSSFAGFLFLNALYLQQARGLSALHTGLCTLPLAVMMMLTAPLSGRLVGSYGTRPSLLIAGAGFLLSTLMLTGLTTATPIALLLVAYALFGVGLGMVNPAITNNAVAGMPLAQAGVAAAIASTGRQVGAAFGVAIAGTVVSASHAAGSDFTHATHPIWWVMTGCGATVLLLGWISNTRWAHASTGHVTELLSGVSR